One window of the Kwoniella dejecticola CBS 10117 chromosome 3, complete sequence genome contains the following:
- a CDS encoding pre-mRNA-processing protein 45: MAALARALPTPLHNPMPEYEDVIPSAPAPSSSSSMAVAVGPQIPKYGSRKGWKPKTSIDFNGGGAYPECHVAQYPLDMGRKKTGAGTTLALQVDQDGLVRYDAIAQHGRAAGSKVQSSFKDLVPLANRTDFTAEEREMERPDAESVNDTAERTRLALERITHGKIKAAQPKHVPKANGDASYIRYTPANQGGDGAGKQRIIKMTEVQEDPLEPARFKHKKIPRGPAEPPPPVLQSPPRAATAQDQKDWMIPPCISNWKNNKGYTVPLDKRLAADGRGLQDVHINDNFAKFSEALYVADRHAREEVRARSQMQQLLAQKEKAQKEENLRLLAQKAREERSGITSGAGAGPSSASGPPKTLGMGLGGYDSASEDESEEASDEEAEEEDEDAIRERDLVREEKRKEREKEMRMSNMGSEMRAKMIAREANRDISEKIALGLAKPTASKETLLDSRLFNRESLSTGFASEDSYNLYDKPLFQGSSAAAAIYKSAGNARGNDEAYGGGTEEGISAELQKDRFNLGTATKGFEGADSSEAREGPVQFEKDTIVALDGSADPFGVEQFMNAAKKGGKRTAGDHEEERRKRARDD; this comes from the exons ATGGCAGCTTTAGCACG TGCCCTCCCTACACCCCTCCACAATCCTATGCCAGAGTATGAAGATGTGATCCCTTCGGCACCGGCAccatcctcaagctcatcaatgGCAGTAGCAGTAGGACCTCAGATACCGAAATATGGAAGTAGGAAAGGATGGAAACCCAAGACGAGTATAGATTTCAATGGCGGTGGAGCTTATCCTGAG TGTCATGTTGCTCAATATCCTTTGGATATGGGTAGAAAGAAG ACTGGAGCCGGAACGACGTTAGCTCTTCAAGTGGACCAAGATGGATTAGTGAGATACGACGCTATAGCTCAACATGGCAGAGCTGCTGGATCCAAAGTGCAATCAAGtttcaaag ATCTTGTACCTTTAGCGAATCGAACAGATTTCACAGCTGAAGAACGGGAGATGGAACGTCCCGATGCCGAGTCGGTCAACGATACAGCCGAGCGGACTCGATTAGCACTCGAACGAATCACTCACGGGAAAATCAAAGCTGCTCAACCTAAACATGTCCCCAAAGCGAACGGAGACGCATCTTACATCCGATACACACCAGCCAACCAAGGTGGGGATGGCGCCGGCAAACAACGGATtatcaagatgactgaaGTCCAAGAAGATCCCCTGGAACCGGCCCGATTTAAACACAAGAAGATCCCAAGAGGTCCAGCTGAACCTCCTCCTCCCGTCCTGCAGTCTCCTCCTAGAGCAGCTACTGCGCAAGATCAGAAAGACTGGATGATACCGCCCTGTATCTCCAATTGGAAGAACAACAAGGGTTATACGGTCCCGTTAGATAAACGTCTAGCAGCCGATGGAAGAGGTCTGCAAGATGTGCATATCAACGATAATTTCGCTAAATTCTCCGAGGCGTTATACGTGGCGGACAGACATgcgagagaagaagtcagagCTCGATCGCAGATGCAACAGCTCTTGGCGCAGAAGGAAAAAGCGCAAAAGGAGGAGAATCTCAGGTTGCTTGCGCAAAAGGCGAGAGAAGAACGTTCGGGTATCACGtctggtgctggtgctggtcCTTCATCTGCGTCCGGACCGCCGAAAACCCTTGGAATGGGTCTTGGTGGATATGATTCTGCCTCGGAGGACGAGTCGGAGGAAGCGTCCGACGAAgaggccgaagaggaagacgaagatgcgaTCAGGGAGAGGGATCTGGtcagagaggagaagaggaaagagcgagaaaaggaaatgaggatgagtaATATGGGCAGTGagatgagggcgaagatgattgCTCG AGAGGCAAATCGAGATATCTCGGAAAAGATCGCTTTGGGTCTCGCCAAACCCACCGCATCCAAAGAAACTCTACTCGATTCCCGATTATTCAACCGAGAATCCCTTTCTACCGGGTTCGCCTCTGAAGACTCTTACAACCTGTACGACAAACCCCTTTTCCAAGGCTCGTCCGCCGCAGCCGCCATATACAAGTCGGCGGGCAATGCAAGGGGCAACGACGAAGCTTATGGAGGTGGGACAGAAGAAGGTATTTCGGCGGAATTGCAGAAAGACAGATTCAACTTGGGTACAGCTACAAAGGGATTCGAAGGTGCCGATTCGTCTGAAGCGCGAGAAGGCCCAGTCCAGTTCGAGAAAGATACGATCGTGGCTCTGGACGGCAGTGCTGATCCGTTCGGAGTTGAGCAGTTCATGAATGCTGCGAAGAAGGGAGGCAAGAGGACGGCGGGggatcatgaggaagagagacGTAAGAGGGCGAGAGATGATTGA